The following coding sequences lie in one Eremothecium sinecaudum strain ATCC 58844 chromosome IV, complete sequence genomic window:
- the EBP2 gene encoding Ebp2p (Syntenic homolog of Ashbya gossypii AEL123W; Syntenic homolog of Saccharomyces cerevisiae YKL172W (EBP2)), with the protein MVKGFKLKELLSRRKNTDKASDVKKVAMEKAAHKLEEMSESPKVVTQDDLEAAEAAEEVDSEAEEAEEYESKALSRKEKRKLKKLQKKQQEIQEAGSEEEEAHLDLSRLARSDSESEEEEDDDEEKEVVDNQEQENDEEDEEEEEEEDVPLSDVEFDSDADVVPYQKLTINNVRAMNEALTRIRLPWEKHSFQEHQSIVSTTVCDEGIKDIYDDTERELAFYKQSLDAVKQARAKLRALNVPFKRPLDYFAEMVKSDEHMDKLKNKLIREASDKKAREEARKQRQLKKFGKQVQVATLQKRQKEKRETLEKIKDLKKKRKHSEIANQDFEIGIEEATSSHKDNKKNAKRAAKDSKYGSGGMKRFKRKNDAKSSADMTDFSQRKMKGRAPRPGKSKRSRRH; encoded by the coding sequence ATGGTTAAAGGTTTTAAGCTAAAGGAGCTGTTATCGCGTCGTAAAAATACTGACAAAGCTTCAGATGTGAAGAAAGTTGCAATGGAAAAGGCAGCTCATAAATTGGAAGAGATGTCCGAATCACCAAAAGTTGTTACCCAGGATGATTTAGAAGCTGCAGAAGCAGCCGAAGAGGTAGATAGCGAAGCAGAAGAAGCTGAGGAATACGAGAGTAAGGCTTTGTCAAGGAAGGAAAAGCGTAAATTGAAGAAACTGCAAAAGAAGCAACAGGAAATCCAAGAGGCTGGATcagaggaggaagaagcTCACCTGGACTTGAGTAGACTAGCTAGAAGTGACTCTGAATCtgaagaggaggaagatgatgatgaagaaaaggaagTAGTCGATAACCAAGAACAAGAAAACGACGAAGAGgatgaggaagaggaagaagaggaagacGTTCCATTGTCCGATGTCGAATTCGATTCCGATGCCGACGTTGTCCCATACCAGAAACTAACAATCAACAACGTCAGAGCTATGAACGAGGCCTTGACGCGTATCAGACTCCCATGGGAAAAGCACTCCTTCCAAGAGCACCAGTCCATCGTTTCGACAACCGTGTGCGATGAGGGTATCAAGGATATCTATGACGACACCGAAAGGGAACTGGCGTTCTATAAGCAATCCCTAGACGCTGTAAAGCAGGCACGTGCCAAACTAAGGGCCCTAAATGTCCCATTCAAGAGACCTCTAGACTATTTCGCTGAAATGGTTAAGAGCGACGAGCACATGGATAAGCTAAAGAACAAGTTGATCAGAGAGGCCAGTGATAAGAAGGCCAGAGAGGAGGCAAGAAAGCAAAGGCAGTTAAAGAAGTTCGGTAAGCAAGTCCAAGTTGCCACCTTGCAGAAGCGTCAAAAGGAAAAGAGAGAAACACTAGAAAAGATCAAGGATCtgaagaaaaagagaaaGCATAGCGAAATTGCTAATCAAGATTTCGAAATCGGTATTGAAGAAGCCACCTCTTCCCACAAGGATAACAAGAAAAACGCAAAGAGGGCCGCCAAGGACTCCAAGTACGGCTCCGGTGGAATGAAGCGCTTCAAAAGGAAGAATGATGCAAAATCTTCCGCTGATATGACTGACTTCTCCCAACGAAAGATGAAGGGCAGAGCACCACGTCCTGGTAAGAGCAAGCGCTCTAGAAGACACTGA
- the ERG20 gene encoding bifunctional (2E,6E)-farnesyl diphosphate synthase/dimethylallyltranstransferase (Syntenic homolog of Ashbya gossypii AEL122W; Syntenic homolog of Saccharomyces cerevisiae YJL167W (ERG20)) — protein MTKEDNRRKFLDVFPSLVNQLTHALRQYGIPNDAIDWYEKSLLYNTPGGKLNRGLSVVDTYVILKGFSSPSELPDEEYHKIALLGWCVELLQAYFLVADDMMDKSITRRGQPCWYRLDEVGDMAINDAFMLEAAIYCLLKANFRNESYYVNLLEVLHDVTFQTEVGQLLDLMTAPETMVDLSKFSLERHSYIVIFKTAYYSFYLPVALAMYGAGVNDERDFLQAKEVLLPLGEYFQIQDDYLDCFGSPEEIGKIGTDIQDNKCSWVINAALKLCSPEQRKILDQNYGRKDDECEKKCKQVFYDLKLDKVYEKYEVQVAQKLREKIEQIDESRGFKREVLYAFLDKVYKRKK, from the coding sequence ATGACAAAAGAGGATAACAGAAGGAAGTTTTTGGATGTTTTCCCATCCTTAGTTAACCAATTAACACACGCTTTACGCCAATATGGTATTCCAAACGATGCGATCGACTGGTATGAAAAGTCTTTGTTGTACAACACTCCAGGTGGTAAACTAAACCGTGGTTTATCAGTTGTCGATACCTATGTAATTTTGAAAGGTTTCAGCTCACCATCTGAGTTACCAGACGAGGAGTACCACAAGATTGCTTTGTTAGGTTGGTGTGTTGAGTTGTTGCAGGCCTACTTTTTAGTTGCTGATGATATGATGGACAAGTCTATCACTAGAAGGGGCCAGCCATGTTGGTACCGTCTTGATGAGGTTGGTGATATGGCCATCAATGACGCCTTCATGCTGGAAGCGGCCATCTACTGTTTACTAAAGGCGAACTTCAGAAATGAGTCGTACTATGTAAACTTGTTAGAGGTGTTGCATGATGTTACCTTCCAAACGGAAGTTGGTCAGTTGTTGGATTTAATGACTGCACCAGAGACCATGGTCGACTTGTCCAAGTTCTCTCTCGAAAGGCACTCGTATATTGTCATCTTTAAGACCGCATATTACTCATTCTACTTGCCTGTTGCTTTGGCGATGTATGGAGCTGGTGTCAATGATGAGCGGGACTTCCTGCAAGCCAAGGAGGTCTTGCTTCCATTGGGTGAATACTTCCAAATCCAAGACGACTACTTGGACTGTTTCGGCAGCCCAGAGGAAATCGGGAAAATTGGAACTGACATCCAAGACAACAAGTGTTCCTGGGTGATTAATGCCGCCTTGAAGTTGTGTTCTCCTGAGCAAAGGAAGATTTTGGATCAGAATTACGGCCGGAAGGATGATGAATGCGAGAAAAAGTGCAAGCAAGTTTTCTACGACCTTAAGCTAGACAAGGTTTACGAGAAATACGAAGTCCAAGTCGCCCAGAAGTTGAGAGAGAAGATCGAGCAGATTGATGAGTCTCGCGGGTTCAAACGCGAAGTTCTATATGCCTTCTTGGACAAGGTGTACAAGAGAAAGAAATAA
- the QCR8 gene encoding ubiquinol--cytochrome-c reductase subunit 8 (Syntenic homolog of Ashbya gossypii AEL121W; Syntenic homolog of Saccharomyces cerevisiae YJL166W (QCR8)): MGGGPQAKTYMGWWGSMGSPKQKYITSYSVSPYAQKPLAGIFHNAVFNTFRRVKAQALYVLIPAGIYYVWWANCRDYNEFLYTKAGREELERVNV, translated from the coding sequence ATGGGAGGCGGTCCACAAGCTAAAACATACATGGGATGGTGGGGTTCCATGGGTTCTCCAAAACAAAAATATATCACTTCATACTCGGTTTCCCCATATGCCCAAAAGCCATTAGCAGGTATTTTCCATAACGCCGTCTTCAACACTTTCAGAAGAGTCAAGGCACAAGCATTGTATGTGTTGATACCAGCAGGGATCTACTACGTTTGGTGGGCAAACTGCAGAGACTACAATGAGTTCTTGTATACCAAGGCGGGTAGAGAGGAGTTAGAGAGAGTAAACGTCTAG
- the NNK1 gene encoding protein kinase NNK1 (Syntenic homolog of Ashbya gossypii AEL120W; Syntenic homolog of Saccharomyces cerevisiae YKL171W (NNK1)), which yields MPEIHSVNSRFERYTTPNLLERDFPSAVSVDSFDSMDNKKERIQDVGSNAQQGVERYKDSQKKSAGEYNSDEDTIYFKPRKIYRLEQESGSRQTLVRVYSDTEKSNFNQVTGKRMFDDWKYRPIYHYGDVRQRDNDGFGLAKHCSDIRRRFSTTEPENGNMTWDPATGNIRSPNGDMQDEYIPGFDFAAAVKIWEVDDDKGSNPGTSYNVWSEEESDYNLDSASSSGFVESSHAQVSPIPFPMNSDAQPVPNNSLSILNKTLGQRAGSRFISPSNAGSKFSRSRSTYDWGSLLSVYSAGSFSENLTRDEIKAITEKIPEDFLLLPYTQRKRLVLEIAPDKDYKTIMHLFKKYHMGSGTSLTRLNTQTMKRSRQGSLASQYLSSLTPSSSSFKPDDRGSIVLGHRMGKIIGFGAWGMIRECYEVKGSSTSILSPTETQPSTPKAIKVVKFKNNGRVKRQVLREISIWKKLRHPNILELLNWKFEDDYAAYCLTGKVQDGTLYDLVSSWGHCSSSSILLAERCRQTIALSLQLISALKYMHSNYIVHADIKLENCLLERLSADSYRLYVCDFGMSCYFGNKRVNNEHDDPNESIEFASAIDGKLIKTKRRPEVPKSVSNSNVKSITRMQKLLMNKKLTHDDTPLGISSFPKQFGPSLTSTIMSPSHGIFKRDSPRCQTSNEKSEPCDVSTNDFSKSIEPHSHIGSLPYAAPELIDPSPPPLGPSADIWAIGVTMFTMLTGKLPFKHEYEPRLRAMISSGKYDVKLLGFVCNLKHAQSRKKNKNDGEVKFYGLYNGVRGCLTKDMTQRWELDMVKVALHENNPN from the coding sequence ATGCCTGAGATTCATAGTGTGAATTCAAGGTTTGAAAGATACACTACTCCGAACCTGCTGGAAAGAGACTTCCCTTCGGCAGTATCAGTTGATTCGTTCGATTCTATGGATAATAAGAAGGAACGGATACAAGATGTAGGTTCTAACGCACAACAAGGTGTGGAGCGATATAAGGACAGTCAGAAGAAGTCAGCTGGGGAGTACAATAGCGACGAGGATACCATTTATTTTAAACCTAGGAAAATATACCGGTTAGAACAGGAATCAGGGTCACGGCAAACCTTGGTTAGGGTATATTCTGATACTGAGAAATCTAATTTTAATCAGGTTACTGGGAAGAGGATGTTTGACGATTGGAAATACCGTCCTATATATCACTATGGGGACGTGCGACAGCGAGACAATGATGGATTTGGACTAGCGAAGCATTGTAGTGACATTCGGAGGCGATTTTCTACTACTGAGCCTGAAAATGGGAATATGACTTGGGACCCTGCCACTGGTAACATCCGTTCACCAAATGGCGATATGCAAGATGAGTATATTCCTGGTTTTGATTTTGCGGCCGCCGTGAAAATATGGGAAGTCGACGACGATAAGGGATCGAATCCAGGGACTAGCTATAATGTTTGGTCTGAGGAAGAATCTGATTATAATTTAGATAGTGCCTCTTCATCCGGATTTGTAGAGTCCAGTCATGCTCAAGTGTCGCCCATCCCGTTCCCTATGAACTCCGATGCACAGCCTGTGCCTAATAATTCATTGTCAATACTTAACAAAACACTTGGACAGCGTGCAGGATCACGTTTTATTTCACCAAGCAATGCTGGGTCCAAGTTTAGTCGCTCGCGTTCCACCTATGATTGGGGATCGTTGTTATCGGTATATTCCGCTGGTTCTTTCAGCGAGAACCTGACAAGAGATGAAATCAAAGCCATTACTGAGAAAATTCCTGAGGATTTCCTGTTGCTACCATATACTCAACGTAAGAGGCTAGTACTTGAAATTGCACCTGATAAAGACTATAAAACAATAATGCACTTGTTTAAAAAGTACCATATGGGTAGCGGAACAAGCTTAACGAGACTGAATACGCAAACGATGAAACGTTCCAGGCAAGGTTCTTTGGCATCCCAATATTTGAGCTCGTTAACGccttcatcttcatcgttTAAACCTGACGATCGAGGTTCGATTGTATTAGGCCACAGAATGGGTAAGATAATCGGCTTTGGGGCATGGGGTATGATCCGGGAATGTTATGAGGTAAAGGGTAGTAGTACGAGCATTTTATCTCCTACAGAAACTCAGCCATCCACTCCCAAAGCGATCAAGGTTGTTAAATTCAAGAATAACGGAAGGGTGAAACGCCAGGTTTTACGTGAAATATCTATATGGAAAAAGTTGCGGCATCCTAATATTCTAGAGCTACTAAACTGGAAATTTGAAGATGATTACGCTGCGTATTGCTTGACTGGTAAAGTTCAAGATGGTACTTTATATGACTTAGTCAGCTCGTGGGGCCATTGCTCTTCCAGTTCGATTCTCCTTGCAGAAAGGTGTCGGCAGACTATTGCATTATCACTTCAGCTAATCTCCGCTTTAAAATACATGCACTCGAATTACATAGTGCATGCAGATATAAAACTTGAGAACTGTTTACTTGAACGATTAAGTGCGGATTCCTATCGGCTATATGTTTGTGATTTTGGGATGAGCTGTTATTTCGGCAATAAAAGAGTTAATAATGAACATGATGATCCTAATGAAAGTATTGAATTTGCTTCGGCGATTGATGGGAAACTAATAAAAACAAAGCGGCGACCAGAAGTTCCAAAATCCGTCTCTAACAGTAACGTCAAATCCATCACTCGAATGCAAAAACTCTTAATGAATAAAAAATTGACGCACGATGACACGCCTTTGGGCATATCTTCATTTCCTAAACAATTTGGACCCTCCTTAACTAGTACTATTATGTCCCCATCACATGGAATTTTTAAACGCGATTCCCCCCGCTGTCAAACGTCAAATGAAAAATCCGAACCTTGTGATGTATCAACCAATGACTTTAGCAAAAGTATTGAGCCGCATTCCCATATTGGTTCGTTACCATATGCAGCCCCAGAGCTAATTGATCCAAGTCCTCCTCCTTTAGGGCCCAGTGCCGATATTTGGGCTATTGGCGTGACAATGTTCACAATGCTTACAGGAAAACTACCTTTTAAACACGAATACGAACCTCGACTACGAGCTATGATCTCATCAGGTAAATATGATGTGAAGTTACTAGGATTCGTTTGCAATTTGAAACACGCTCAGAGCCGCaaaaagaataaaaatGATGGGGAAGTAAAGTTCTATGGGTTATATAATGGAGTTCGCGGATGTTTGACGAAGGACATGACGCAAAGGTGGGAATTGGACATGGTAAAGGTTGCGTTACATGAAAATAATCCTAATTGA
- the MRPL38 gene encoding mitochondrial 54S ribosomal protein uL14m (Syntenic homolog of Ashbya gossypii AEL119W; Syntenic homolog of Saccharomyces cerevisiae YKL170W (MRPL38)) gives MIYLKTILKVIDNSGAQLAECIKVLGKGSPKSPGKVGDKIVCVVQKAKPLNQAITGQSNTNRVKRGDIVRAVIVRTKQRNMIRRDGSTISFSDNACVLLNKTTGEPLGTRIMANDGVVDRALVDKGYSKICALASRIL, from the coding sequence ATGATATATCTAAAGACCATTTTAAAAGTTATTGATAATTCTGGTGCCCAACTAGCAGAATGCATTAAAGTGCTTGGTAAAGGTTCACCTAAGAGCCCAGGAAAAGTTGGTGATAAGATCGTTTGTGTTGTACAGAAGGCCAAACCGTTAAATCAGGCAATCACCGGGCAATCTAACACGAATAGAGTTAAGAGGGGTGATATTGTACGTGCTGTGATTGTTCGTACAAAGCAGAGAAATATGATCCGTCGAGATGGCTCGACAATATCGTTCAGTGATAATGCATGCGTTTTGTTAAATAAGACTACTGGTGAACCATTGGGAACAAGAATTATGGCAAATGATGGTGTGGTAGACAGAGCATTGGTAGACAAGGGCTATAGTAAAATATGTGCTCTAGCAAGCAGGATTCTATAA
- the KKQ8 gene encoding putative serine/threonine protein kinase KKQ8 (Syntenic homolog of Ashbya gossypii AEL118C; Syntenic homolog of Saccharomyces cerevisiae YKL168C (KKQ8) and YJL165C (HAL5)) — MPQQVRISRENSVKRSRSFTKSFKGLFKSRSPTPPPSSRSTSASSATYVLQSPKHLPLSGLVKLSLSPRAELQSVRNNKSEESMLSDDSSLKMKNAPATAEFYSKDNGTDSSSSVLLAGEFAGSDLRTGTECSSKLSYATESLYKTAVESDADPSIDAQLDHSMREAAIHAPSPNKRGRSLQRSQSATVSKFKDRTPHGSADPMKKETKKPRYVIQDEHFRVDESGHHEHILKIMPLIQDIDCHKTKSGGFWLSSVFKLHRHEDGEMNIAHSILPSVKPDLEGRVSMAPKEGFTNIKEEDEEDAENGHLGIVSATIGAVKDAAARSPHMSGVLAGTGVAAGVVVGSIAGAVTGAKEAIVQKIKPAVVEQDQFDENYGHELHHGKDKMPKVVNKHAAIGSDELKLINNLAERINDGIEHLDKNSPAEVSPNVKNIKAKQILAEKYGKCIGMVGHGAYGTVWVTSKDISHANDDVSSHHSPCKGTFEHNGRLFYALKELKPRVDESHEKFSTRLTSEFVIGHSLSGRLGIVNSSTFSAHPNILKVFDLMQTHDAFVEVFEFCPSGDLYNLLTRSGKSGSGLHPLEADCFMKQLLNGVQYMHEHGVAHCDLKPENILFTPTGVLKICDFGSSSVFQTAWEKNVHFQTGKVGSEPYVAPEEFIPNREYDSRLVDCWSCGIIYCTMVLGHYLWKVANKDKDQIYSTFVEEMTERGEYSVFEEMRHVNQELNRCRKMCLYNVFQWQPKKRIPIPKLLETPWMRKTVCCINYKYTAIQCQQQS, encoded by the coding sequence ATGCCGCAACAAGTGAGAATTTCACGAGAAAATTCAGTGAAAAGGTCTCGTTCTTTTACAAAATCATTCAAAGGACTGTTTAAGTCACGTTCACCTACCCCACCACCTTCTTCGCGTTCTACTTCAGCTTCTTCAGCTACATATGTGTTACAATCTCCTAAGCATCTGCCTTTGAGTGGACTTGTTAAGCTGTCTTTGTCGCCTCGTGCTGAACTGCAAAGTGTTCGTAATAACAAATCCGAGGAATCAATGTTGAGTGACGATTCATCTTTAAAAATGAAAAATGCACCTGCTACTGCTGAATTTTATAGTAAGGATAATGGTACTgattcttcatcatctgtGCTATTAGCTGGCGAGTTCGCAGGGAGTGACCTTCGGACAGGTACGGAATGTAGCAGCAAGCTATCTTATGCTACGGAGTCTTTGTATAAGACAGCGGTAGAAAGTGATGCTGATCCGTCTATTGATGCACAGTTGGATCATAGCATGAGAGAGGCCGCGATTCATGCTCCAAGCCCCAATAAACGTGGTCGTTCGCTCCAGCGCTCACAAAGTGCGACGGTCTCAAAGTTCAAGGATAGGACCCCACATGGGTCAGCAGACCCGATGAAAAAAGAGACGAAGAAGCCGAGATATGTTATACAGGACGAACACTTTCGTGTTGACGAGTCCGGACATCATGAacatattttgaagatcATGCCTTTAATTCAAGATATCGATTGCCATAAGACAAAAAGTGGTGGATTTTGGCTATCATCGGTATTCAAGCTTCATAGGCATGAGGATGGGGAGATGAACATTGCGCACTCGATCTTGCCTTCAGTTAAGCCGGACTTGGAAGGCCGGGTGAGTATGGCTCCAAAGGAAGGATTTACCAACATTAAAGAAGAGGATGAAGAGGACGCTGAGAATGGTCACTTAGGTATTGTGAGTGCTACCATAGGAGCTGTGAAAGACGCTGCAGCGAGAAGCCCACATATGTCGGGTGTATTAGCTGGAACTGGGGTTGCAGCAGGCGTTGTAGTAGGATCAATAGCAGGCGCAGTAACAGGTGCAAAGGAGGCAATAGTACAGAAAATAAAGCCGGCAGTAGTGGAACAAGATCAGTTTGATGAAAATTATGGACATGAATTACACCATGGAAAAGACAAAATGCCAAAAGTAGTGAACAAACATGCTGCAATCGGAAGCGATGAATTAAAATTGATAAATAATTTGGCAGAGCGAATAAATGACGGGATAGAGCATTTAGATAAGAATTCACCGGCTGAGGTATCTCCCAATGTAAAAAATATAAAGGCAAAGCAAATTTTAGCTGAAAAATATGGGAAATGTATCGGAATGGTTGGCCATGGTGCGTATGGTACTGTTTGGGTAACCTCAAAAGACATAAGCCATGCGAATGATGATGTAAGTTCTCATCATTCACCATGTAAAGGTACTTTTGAACATAATGGCAGGCTATTTTATGCTCTGAAAGAATTAAAACCGAGAGTTGACGAATCTCACGAAAAGTTTAGTACACGTTTAACCTCTGAATTCGTAATCGGACACTCATTGAGTGGTAGGTTAGGTATAGTGAATTCTTCAACATTCTCTGCGCATCCTAATATCCTAAAAGTCTTTGATCTTATGCAAACACACGATGCATTTGTGGAGGTATTCGAATTTTGTCCGTCGGGGGACCTCTACAATCTCTTGACGAGGTCTGGTAAGTCTGGTTCAGGTCTTCACCCATTGGAGGCAGATTGTTTCATGAAGCAGCTACTTAATGGTGTACAATATATGCACGAACATGGGGTTGCCCATTGTGACCTAAAACCTGAAAATATTTTGTTTACACCAACTGGTGTACTAAAAATATGTGACTTTGGCTCCAGTTCGGTTTTTCAGACTGCATGGGAAAAGAATGTACACTTCCAGACTGGCAAGGTTGGCTCTGAGCCATACGTTGCTCCAGAAGAATTTATCCCTAATAGGGAATATGATAGTAGATTAGTAGATTGCTGGAGTTGTGGCATTATTTATTGTACAATGGTGTTGGGCCATTACTTGTGGAAAGTTGCAAACAAGGATAAGGATCAAATATATAGCACCTTCGTTGAAGAGATGACAGAAAGAGGGGAATATTCAGTGTTTGAAGAAATGCGACATGTGAACCAAGAACTCAATCGCTGTCGTAAAATGTGCCTTTACAATGTTTTCCAATGGCAACCGAAGAAAAGGATTCCAATTCCGAAGTTATTAGAGACGCCGTGGATGCGAAAGACTGTTTGCTGCATAAATTATAAGTACACTGCCATCCAATGCCAGCAACAAAGCTAG
- a CDS encoding LrgB family protein (Syntenic homolog of Ashbya gossypii AEL117C; Syntenic homolog of Ashbya gossypii NOHBY508; No homolog in Saccharomyces cerevisiae; Syntenic homolog of Kluyveromyces lactis KLLA0A06842g) has product MKARFRQELQLRRFFELYHKQLIREYALIPIGVLMILCVLYGFDTLFKRVFKIKFPASVAVMLINFVIMCVLSAAKQSISDIYIKCIDVPLGWSLRWMNLYFTPAFVMLPTSPPISAAETGLIAVTFIVGYIVAYVGVAYITMLCQLCPWQKHREDESLPPEIETEACSHSESAASINSWDDNARVEGYRPFDSYLYDGDLADHLMDLATNSGVNISRTVTNTSRPFTVAEAPYHGRSNLTVADLTRARSVGCVDTLPPIPQLLPTADVSKEECNSTNEKITHTDQSNAESPLPEKVEELPTFTKLRTHLHHGLYTLGLIASIISYFASDYPMPFQFFTAVCLFMLVNDIPLPIQPKYRRLLHPVLCSVALTWLIMLIAVLIKHRNISYFISELHEYQTGRNYLHLFDTYHNHTWPGAGDVFSSCMDVSIVGLSMPMFTYRRELWRHFMSLVPPIICLTVGSLTLYPLICHKIGISTSHSIGFIGRSATLALSTPTVLNLNGSITLMAVTTVATGILGAITGGPTLDWLKVPADDFVTRGVTMGTNCGAIATAYLLGVDHRAAAISTLSFVLFGTLIVILSSIGGVQTLVDKLATL; this is encoded by the coding sequence ATGAAAGCAAGGTTTCGCCAGGAGCTGCAACTACGGCGGTTTTTTGAACTATACCATAAGCAGCTAATAAGAGAGTATGCTTTAATACCTATAGGCGTATTAATGATATTATGCGTGTTGTATGGGTTCGATACTTTGTTTAAACGAGTGTTTAAGATTAAATTTCCTGCCTCTGTTGCAGTGATGTTGATAAACTTTGTTATTATGTGTGTGCTGTCGGCGGCAAAGCAGTCTATTAGTGATATTTACATCAAATGCATAGATGTGCCATTGGGATGGTCTCTAAGGTGGATGAACCTATATTTTACACCTGCATTTGTTATGCTACCAACTAGTCCTCCGATAAGTGCAGCTGAAACAGGACTTATTGCAGTGACTTTTATAGTTGGGTATATTGTAGCATATGTGGGAGTTGCATATATTACAATGCTCTGCCAACTTTGTCCATGGCAAAAACATCGAGAAGATGAATCTTTACCCCCAGAGATCGAGACCGAGGCCTGCTCCCACAGTGAAAGTGCTGCTTCTATAAATTCATGGGATGACAATGCGCGAGTTGAGGGGTACCGCCCATTCGATAGTTACCTTTATGATGGGGATTTAGCGGATCATCTGATGGATTTGGCTACAAATAGTGGAGTTAACATATCGCGTACGGTTACAAATACAAGTCGGCCGTTTACAGTTGCTGAGGCACCCTATCATGGCAGGAGCAATCTGACTGTAGCGGACCTTACTCGAGCACGTAGTGTAGGTTGTGTTGACACTTTACCACCTATACCACAACTGCTACCAACAGCAGACGTTTCAAAGGAAGAATGTAATAGTACTAACGAGAAAATCACCCACACTGATCAATCTAATGCTGAATCACCTCTACCGGAAAAGGTAGAAGAATTACCAACTTTTACAAAACTACGAACACATTTGCATCATGGACTATACACCTTGGGGCTCATAGCCTCTATAATAAGTTATTTTGCTAGTGACTACCCTATGCCATTCCAGTTTTTCACTGCTGTATGCTTGTTTATGTTGGTGAATGACATACCACTTCCTATTCAGCCCAAATATCGCCGCCTTTTGCACCCTGTCCTCTGTTCAGTAGCCCTCACATGGCTAATAATGCTGATCGCAGTGCTTATCAAGCATAGGAACATCAGTTATTTCATATCAGAGCTCCACGAGTACCAGACTGGTCGCAATTACTTACATTTGTTTGACACTTACCATAACCATACTTGGCCAGGCGCTGGCGATGTCTTTAGTTCATGCATGGATGTCTCTATCGTTGGTCTCTCAATGCCAATGTTTACTTATAGACGGGAGCTCTGGAGGCACTTCATGTCGCTGGTCCCACCCATTATTTGTCTCACTGTTGGGTCTCTGACGCTTTATCCACTCATATGCCATAAAATCGGTATTAGTACATCCCACTCGATCGGTTTTATTGGGAGAAGTGCTACACTCGCTCTAAGCACCCCAACAGTACTTAATCTTAATGGTTCTATCACTTTAATGGCAGTCACAACAGTAGCGACCGGAATTCTGGGTGCCATCACAGGGGGTCCGACGCTCGACTGGCTCAAAGTCCCTGCGGACGACTTCGTAACGAGAGGAGTTACTATGGGCACCAACTGCGGAGCGATCGCGACAGCCTACCTATTAGGAGTTGATCACAGAGCGGCGGCTATTTCGACACTTTCTTTTGTTCTCTTTGGCACTCTAATAGTCATTTTAAGCTCCATTGGAGGGGTACAGACATTGGTTGATAAATTGGCGACATTATAA
- the MRP49 gene encoding mitochondrial 54S ribosomal protein mL61 (Syntenic homolog of Ashbya gossypii AEL116C; Syntenic homolog of Saccharomyces cerevisiae YKL167C (MRP49)), with product MSSIKKQLQAINKISLTPKSQIIVNNANVASLKLTFQYDNFDGHMGARKFWHNYLPTLQFYNPRLPIEVTRIVNKDKNKRIPCTLNILGHDGRIAHEVDMRNKRDDEIMEELLTVLDHKPVPKDEIIQHKVKQ from the coding sequence ATGTCATCCATAAAAAAACAACTGCAGGctattaataaaattaGTTTAACACCGAAATCGCAGATTATAGTTAACAATGCGAATGTGGCATCGCTAAAACTAACCTTTCAGTATGATAATTTTGACGGCCATATGGGCGCTAGGAAATTTTGGCATAACTACCTACCTACGCTTCAATTCTATAATCCAAGGTTGCCGATTGAAGTAACACGCATAGTAAACAAGGATAAGAATAAAAGAATCCCATGTACATTAAACATTCTTGGACATGACGGAAGAATTGCCCATGAAGTTGATATGAGAAACAAGAGAGATGATGAGATCATGGAGGAGTTACTAACAGTACTAGACCATAAACCTGTACCAAAAGATGAGATCATTCAGCACAAAGTAAAACAATAA